The Providencia sp. PROV188 genome includes a region encoding these proteins:
- a CDS encoding spore coat protein U domain-containing protein: MIKRSLFLCTASLFSIYANATSFATNVTGGTVTSNIKMTVKASCAASVADIDFGEQSVSDIKNGKVVEKPMTIAITCDATLASYTMALTSADGVDSTKSILKTKQNATIGYQLTWKTAEMAAINTPVLVDGVAKAPVTKPTTPNVSIPINVKPVLLGTTGSPGAASTALNIKLTFN; the protein is encoded by the coding sequence ATGATCAAGAGATCTCTCTTCCTTTGTACTGCATCGTTATTTTCTATTTATGCTAATGCAACAAGCTTTGCGACCAACGTAACAGGCGGGACAGTCACCTCCAATATTAAGATGACGGTCAAGGCTTCTTGTGCCGCTTCAGTTGCAGATATCGACTTTGGCGAGCAATCTGTCAGTGACATTAAAAATGGCAAAGTGGTTGAAAAACCGATGACGATTGCAATCACTTGTGATGCGACTTTAGCATCTTATACGATGGCATTAACCTCGGCTGATGGCGTTGATTCCACAAAAAGTATTTTGAAGACCAAACAAAATGCCACTATAGGTTATCAGTTGACATGGAAGACCGCTGAAATGGCTGCCATCAATACTCCTGTTTTGGTTGATGGCGTTGCGAAAGCCCCTGTCACGAAACCCACAACACCTAACGTATCCATTCCTATTAACGTAAAACCCGTTTTACTTGGTACGACGGGTTCACCTGGAGCCGCCAGTACAGCATTAAATATTAAGTTAACATTCAACTAG
- a CDS encoding fimbrial protein encodes MAKKGFYLGILMLFFALDASAARCRNISIKYSFPAQIDVTNKKVGDQLYTFGAPGVPLTLAGQCLRASSGAGNTTGNFIYIVDKYGASPNDCPNGGTVDKTSSDGILRFRSTGSCSNSAWILVLDYKTSGTGYTNLANAGGGTDSGTVYLQKKPPVGKTVVNPTYMLTRKFYSRIGNNSRTLMTESVAFSAPTSMTLVNNASCAVSVNDVDFGNQTASSVNAKSVAGKTINVAFTCNAVLPAYTLSFSGKDGVNNAANGIINVKSNPSVGYQFTWGNSAFKPVNSAVVINGAAIAPNTKPTTANFTIPITVKPVPLTTQTAVGAANTALTINVKLN; translated from the coding sequence ATGGCAAAAAAAGGGTTTTACCTTGGAATATTGATGCTTTTTTTCGCGTTAGATGCCTCTGCGGCAAGATGCCGAAATATATCCATCAAATATTCATTTCCAGCACAAATCGACGTGACGAACAAAAAAGTTGGCGATCAACTCTATACTTTTGGCGCCCCTGGTGTCCCATTAACTTTAGCAGGGCAATGCTTACGTGCTTCAAGTGGTGCGGGGAATACGACAGGTAACTTTATTTATATTGTTGATAAATATGGCGCATCACCAAATGATTGCCCAAATGGTGGAACCGTCGATAAAACCTCATCCGATGGCATTTTAAGATTTCGATCAACAGGAAGCTGTAGTAACAGTGCTTGGATACTGGTTTTAGACTACAAAACCAGTGGAACGGGCTATACCAATTTAGCCAATGCTGGCGGAGGAACAGACTCTGGTACCGTTTACTTACAGAAAAAACCCCCTGTTGGAAAAACGGTTGTAAACCCTACTTACATGTTAACCAGAAAATTCTATTCACGAATTGGTAATAACAGCCGTACGTTAATGACAGAGAGTGTCGCGTTCAGTGCCCCAACATCGATGACCCTCGTCAATAACGCATCATGTGCGGTCTCAGTCAACGATGTGGATTTTGGCAACCAAACTGCAAGTTCAGTTAACGCAAAATCTGTTGCCGGTAAAACCATCAACGTCGCGTTTACCTGTAATGCGGTACTACCCGCCTATACCTTAAGTTTTTCAGGAAAGGATGGTGTCAACAATGCTGCGAATGGAATTATCAATGTGAAAAGTAATCCATCCGTTGGTTATCAATTCACATGGGGCAATAGTGCATTTAAACCTGTAAATAGTGCCGTCGTTATCAATGGCGCCGCTATTGCACCAAACACTAAGCCAACAACAGCAAACTTCACGATCCCAATTACCGTCAAACCCGTTCCGTTAACAACTCAAACGGCAGTGGGGGCAGCTAATACCGCCTTGACCATTAATGTAAAACTAAACTAA